From the genome of Luteibacter rhizovicinus DSM 16549:
TCGGCGTAGGAACGGCCGTCCGCATCGAGCTGCCGACCAGCCTCGTCCCCGCGGTCACGACGGTCGCCGAGGACGACCCGCCGGATGTGGCCAAGGACGAGCCCTTCGGCACCGTGCTCCTGGTCGAGGATCATCCGGCGAACCGCCAGATCATCGCCGCGCAGCTGAAGTTCATCGGCTACGCGACCCAGGCCGTGGACCATGGGCAGGCGGCGATCGATGTGTTCGAAGCCGGACGCTATGTCGGTGTCCTGCTCGATTGCGAGCTACCGGACATGCAGGGCTACGATATCGCCGCCGAGTTGCGTGCGCGTGAGCGCACGGCCGGCGGACCGCGTACGCGCTTCATCGCCATCTCGGCTAATCACGGCGAAGCACATATCCGTCGGTGCGAAGAGAGTGGCATCGACACGGTGCTGGGCAAGCCGCTCTCACTGGAAGGCCTCAAGGCAGCCCTCGCGGCGCCGCGCACGGAATCGGAAATCGATGCGACCTTCATCAGGGAATGCATGAAGGACCTCGCCGCCATCCGCACCTCGCTCGCCGTGGGCGACCTGACCGGTGCCGCTCACTTCGCTCATCGGCTCAAGGGCGGTGCTCTGGTCTGGGGCGCGACGTCCATCGCCACGGACATCGATCGCATCGAGCAAGCGCTTGCCGGGGAACCCGTCGACGATGCCCTGGTCAGACGTTTGCTCGACGCGATCGCTGCGCGTCTCTAGCCCGCGCCGTTCCGGCGGTTTGAAAAAACCAGGCGCGACTTGCGCCGCCTTGCTTCGAGCTTGCTCGAACGCAAACGTTTGCGAAGCCGATCGTCCTTGCATCGATGTTTCGCGACGCCCTTTAAACGTTCGATGGCGTACCAATGTCTGTCTGACTTTCCTTCGTCCCAACGTAACGGAGTCTACCGATGGCAAGCATAAACGCATCCGCGAGCGGCACGTTCAAGATCGGCGGCGACCTCGAGGTCAACCGCCTCGGCTTCGGTGCCATGCGCATCACTGGCAAGGGCATCTGGGGTGAGCCGGCCAACCCCAAGGCAGCGCGCGAGACCCTGGCGAAGCTGCCCGAGCTCGGCGTGAACCTGATCGATACGGCCGATAGCTACGGTCCGTACGTCAGTGAGGACCTGATTCGCGAAGTGTTGCATCCATACAAGGGCCTGGTCATCGCGACCAAGGGCGGCCTGACCCGCCATGGCCCGGACATCTGGGCGCCGCTCGGCCGTCCCGAATACCTGCGCCAGTGCGTCCTGATGAGCCTGCGCCGCTTGGGGGTGGAACGCATCGACCTGTGGCAGTTGCATCGCGTCGATGAGAAGGTGCCGCAGGACGAGCAGTTCGGCGTCATCCGCGACATGCAGAACGAAGGCCTGATTCGTCATGTCGGCCTGTCCGAGGTGAATGTCGCGCAGATCGAAGCGGCGTCGAAGTTCTTCAAGGTCGCCACCGTGCAGAACCTCTACAACCTCGGCAACCGCCAGAGCGAGGCCGTGGTCGACTATGCGGACAAGCACAACATCGGCTTCATCCCCTGGTTCCCGCTTGCCGCCGGCGAGCTGGCGAAAGAGGGCTCGGTGCTGTCGAAGATCGCCAAGAAACTCGATGCCACCGACGGCCAGGTCGCCCTGGCGTGGCTGCTCAAGCGTTCACCGGTGATCCTGCCCATCCCGGGCACGGGTAGTCCCGATCACCTCGAGGAGAACGTCAAGGGCGCCGCGCTGAAACTGTCGCAGGAAGACTTCGAAGCGCTCGAGCACGCGGTGAAATAACGTCTCGGCTGA
Proteins encoded in this window:
- a CDS encoding aldo/keto reductase yields the protein MASINASASGTFKIGGDLEVNRLGFGAMRITGKGIWGEPANPKAARETLAKLPELGVNLIDTADSYGPYVSEDLIREVLHPYKGLVIATKGGLTRHGPDIWAPLGRPEYLRQCVLMSLRRLGVERIDLWQLHRVDEKVPQDEQFGVIRDMQNEGLIRHVGLSEVNVAQIEAASKFFKVATVQNLYNLGNRQSEAVVDYADKHNIGFIPWFPLAAGELAKEGSVLSKIAKKLDATDGQVALAWLLKRSPVILPIPGTGSPDHLEENVKGAALKLSQEDFEALEHAVK